The following are encoded together in the Desulfococcus multivorans genome:
- the pheT gene encoding phenylalanine--tRNA ligase subunit beta: MKVSLSWLKEYIPVDMAVTELTERLTMVGLEVDSVEDRYAWLNSVRIGRVVSVEPHPNADKLKLCHVDVGDRTVRVVCGAPNVAPGMLSPLALPGTVFPNGKRVEKGVIRGESSDGMLCSEAELELGTDGDGIMVITDVALTTGTPLPQALNLSDATIEIDLTPNRPDCLSIMGVAREIGFFQNRKIVRPEIRLPRGDDNIRERTSVTIEDPEHCPRYAARLIEGIHVKPSPFWLQDRLLSVGLRPINNIVDVTNFVMMETGQPLHAFDFDHLAGHRIVVRTAKAGEKFTTLDGKERSLTAEMLMICDGEGPVAVAGVMGGLNSEIEGSTTRVLIESAYFDPVSIRKTAKTLGLATDASHRFERGVDPEGTLFALNRAAQLMLETGGGRLVEGVIDERPIRVENSPITLSIQAVNRHLGIILTRDAVSEMLQAIEFGVTHETEDLLTVIPPPFRVDVFRPEDLMEEIARLWGYNRIPVTFPRLPSQGVRFDPHIVLRNRIKDLLAGYGFAETINYSFIDEAAVDKLRLKPNASQRRMLHILNPLTEDQSVMRTSLLPGLLTTVARNFAQQNRNLKLFEVGMTFLSNGQDRLPDEVEMVAGVWTGTRQPISWFARESACDFYDLKGVVEALAADLGISDLRFSAASDSACDYTRTGHSAIITAGATRVGIMGELHPDVVKQYDLKQTAFIFELQLELLRPFVSDAKQAQPIPKFPSTDRDITLIVDSAVEAGAIVTTVTEAQEPLVEEAFLFDVYDGENIPEGKKSISIRIVYRSSNETLEDDVVSPVHAKISSLLMRTFNATFPT; the protein is encoded by the coding sequence ATGAAAGTCAGCCTGAGTTGGTTAAAAGAGTACATTCCCGTCGACATGGCGGTGACGGAATTGACCGAACGTCTGACCATGGTCGGCCTCGAGGTCGACTCGGTGGAGGATCGCTACGCCTGGCTGAATAGCGTTCGGATTGGCCGCGTTGTTTCGGTGGAGCCCCATCCCAATGCGGACAAGCTCAAACTCTGTCACGTTGACGTGGGAGATCGGACCGTCCGCGTGGTTTGTGGCGCCCCAAATGTCGCCCCAGGCATGCTCTCTCCTCTGGCGCTGCCGGGGACCGTCTTCCCCAACGGCAAACGCGTCGAAAAAGGCGTCATTCGAGGGGAATCGTCCGACGGGATGCTTTGCAGCGAAGCAGAGCTCGAACTGGGGACCGACGGCGACGGCATCATGGTCATCACAGATGTCGCTCTGACCACAGGGACGCCCTTGCCCCAGGCATTGAACCTGTCGGATGCCACCATCGAAATCGATCTGACGCCGAACCGGCCTGACTGTTTGAGTATCATGGGCGTCGCCCGGGAAATCGGATTTTTCCAGAACAGGAAAATTGTACGACCCGAAATCCGGCTGCCGCGCGGTGACGACAATATTCGCGAACGGACCTCTGTGACAATCGAGGACCCGGAACATTGCCCTCGATATGCCGCCCGGCTCATCGAAGGCATCCATGTCAAACCGTCCCCATTCTGGCTGCAGGATCGACTGCTGTCGGTCGGACTCCGTCCCATCAACAATATCGTCGATGTCACCAATTTTGTAATGATGGAAACCGGGCAGCCGCTCCATGCCTTCGATTTCGATCACCTGGCCGGCCATCGTATCGTTGTCCGTACCGCCAAAGCAGGCGAGAAATTCACGACGTTGGACGGCAAGGAGCGTTCTCTCACCGCGGAAATGCTCATGATTTGTGATGGTGAGGGACCGGTGGCCGTTGCCGGTGTCATGGGAGGATTGAACTCGGAAATCGAAGGCAGTACCACGCGAGTCCTCATTGAAAGCGCCTATTTCGATCCTGTCAGCATCCGAAAAACAGCAAAGACACTGGGGCTGGCCACCGATGCCTCTCACCGCTTCGAACGCGGCGTCGATCCCGAAGGCACGCTGTTCGCGCTGAACCGAGCGGCCCAGCTGATGCTCGAAACCGGTGGCGGACGTCTTGTGGAAGGCGTCATCGATGAACGGCCCATTCGGGTGGAAAACTCACCTATAACGCTGTCAATCCAAGCGGTCAACCGGCATCTCGGCATCATATTGACCCGGGACGCCGTTTCCGAAATGCTGCAGGCCATCGAGTTCGGCGTAACGCATGAAACCGAAGATCTTTTAACGGTGATACCGCCGCCATTCCGTGTGGATGTCTTCCGGCCGGAAGATCTCATGGAGGAGATCGCCAGGCTCTGGGGATACAACAGGATTCCGGTCACCTTTCCCCGCCTTCCCTCCCAAGGGGTGCGGTTTGACCCCCATATCGTCCTGCGAAACCGGATCAAAGACCTGCTGGCTGGCTACGGCTTCGCGGAAACCATCAATTACAGCTTCATTGACGAGGCCGCCGTCGACAAGCTCCGACTGAAACCAAATGCCTCCCAACGGCGAATGCTCCACATCCTCAATCCGTTGACGGAAGACCAGTCGGTCATGAGAACCTCGCTGCTCCCCGGACTTCTGACCACTGTAGCCAGAAACTTTGCACAGCAAAACCGGAACCTGAAACTGTTCGAGGTGGGAATGACCTTCTTGAGCAACGGTCAGGATCGACTTCCTGATGAGGTCGAGATGGTTGCGGGAGTGTGGACCGGAACCCGACAACCGATTTCCTGGTTCGCCCGGGAAAGCGCTTGTGATTTTTATGATCTCAAGGGTGTTGTCGAGGCGTTGGCGGCGGACCTGGGCATTTCCGATTTGCGGTTCAGTGCGGCCTCGGATTCGGCATGCGATTACACCCGGACAGGCCATTCCGCCATTATCACGGCCGGCGCTACCAGGGTGGGAATTATGGGTGAGCTGCATCCGGACGTTGTCAAGCAATACGACCTGAAACAGACCGCATTCATTTTTGAACTTCAACTCGAACTGCTGCGGCCTTTTGTTTCGGACGCCAAACAGGCCCAACCCATTCCGAAATTTCCATCGACCGACCGCGACATCACACTTATTGTCGACAGTGCTGTTGAAGCCGGCGCCATCGTTACGACCGTGACTGAGGCACAGGAACCTCTAGTGGAAGAAGCCTTTCTGTTCGACGTATACGATGGGGAAAATATTCCGGAAGGGAAAAAAAGCATTTCTATTCGAATCGTCTACAGATCGTCAAATGAGACCCTGGAAGACGATGTCGTATCGCCCGTTCACGCGAAGATATCCAGTCTTTTGATGCGAACCTTCAATGCGACCTTTCCGACATAA
- the rpmI gene encoding 50S ribosomal protein L35, protein MPKIKTNRAAAKRFKKTGTGKFVFRKSHASHILTKKTRKRKRSLRLSQIIDKSNERELRLLLPNG, encoded by the coding sequence AATCGCGCGGCGGCCAAGCGTTTCAAGAAAACAGGTACGGGAAAATTTGTTTTCAGAAAATCCCATGCGAGCCACATTCTGACCAAGAAGACCCGGAAACGCAAGAGAAGCCTCAGGCTCAGCCAGATCATCGACAAATCGAATGAAAGGGAGCTGCGGCTGCTGTTGCCAAATGGATAG
- a CDS encoding DUF6485 family protein has protein sequence MKCNKEKNLENCTCTYTGCPKQGICCECIRYHLKSRQLPGCCFPKDAEKTYDRSFEHFARLVAQKKV, from the coding sequence ATGAAGTGCAACAAAGAGAAAAACCTTGAAAACTGCACATGTACTTACACCGGCTGTCCAAAGCAGGGGATATGCTGCGAGTGCATCCGCTATCATCTGAAAAGCCGCCAACTTCCAGGTTGTTGCTTCCCTAAAGATGCCGAGAAAACCTATGATCGATCCTTCGAACATTTTGCCCGTCTGGTCGCTCAGAAAAAAGTATAA
- the rplT gene encoding 50S ribosomal protein L20, with the protein MRIKRGFKARRRRNKVLKLAKGFRGGRSKLFRTAADSVDKALNYAYRDRKARKRDFRQLWITRINAGARMNNVSYSKFIHGLKLAEIDLDRKVLAELAVSDPAAFSQIVSLAATQH; encoded by the coding sequence ATGAGAATCAAACGGGGATTTAAGGCAAGAAGACGCCGAAACAAGGTTTTAAAACTGGCCAAAGGATTCCGAGGCGGACGCAGCAAACTGTTCAGAACGGCAGCAGACTCCGTGGACAAGGCGCTGAACTATGCCTACCGCGATCGGAAAGCCCGAAAGCGCGATTTCCGGCAGCTGTGGATCACCCGCATCAACGCCGGAGCCCGCATGAACAACGTTAGCTACAGCAAATTTATCCACGGTCTCAAATTGGCTGAGATTGATCTGGATCGGAAGGTGCTCGCCGAGTTGGCTGTCTCCGATCCGGCGGCCTTCTCCCAGATCGTCAGCCTGGCGGCCACCCAGCACTGA
- a CDS encoding alpha/beta hydrolase family protein, whose amino-acid sequence MPCRKHLCVGAAGCGRCGRPIKFIGCALALLSTVILACVPPDMAPVHRVPAETPAGLTPASAFFRSPEQTAFSISPDGTCVAWLAPWKGRLNLHVKTVFPDDRNSISTIGTVDADQHGREGQPITAMLKWDIHDYVWANDEEIVFLADVGGDGNYRLFLIPRTGGVIRDITPFPGVNVEIIDVMPQRPAEMLIGMNQRDPNLMDVYRVTLSTGQMLKIADNPGNIVQWAADHDGNLRAAVQTDGLRTVLLYRDLETEAFRPVLFGGGDTRIRLHGFTFDNRYLLLVSAVDRDKATLLKFDPKTGKEAQELYRHPEVDVLAPLVCRYQRRIEGAIYVTDRIHYAFFDDRRKSLQAALDRHFPGLQAAIADRSRNGRRCLVWVTGDRHPGAYYVFDAADDRLEKLADLRPWLNPERLAEMTHVAFTARDGRRIPGYITWPPEKARRKLPVVVMPHGDPWERVVWGFHPEVQFLASRGYAVFQPNFRGSSGYGRGFERAGYREWGIGVMQNDITDGVAWLVSEGIADPARIAIYGVSYGGYAAMAGLAFTPSLYAVGVSHAGPVNLFSLIGSIPSYRKIELENVYTKVGDPRKEFQRLISASPYFHVDRIRAPLLIAQGAIDPRVKKTEIDEFVRRLRRRGRHVPYMVKANEAHVFEAQSNRLDFYRALEAFLARYLGGRSSTSNAVLDPLG is encoded by the coding sequence ATGCCCTGTCGAAAACATCTCTGTGTCGGTGCGGCCGGCTGCGGCCGGTGCGGCAGACCGATCAAATTCATCGGGTGTGCATTGGCGTTGCTTTCAACGGTTATTTTGGCCTGTGTACCGCCTGATATGGCGCCGGTGCATCGGGTGCCGGCCGAAACGCCGGCAGGACTCACACCCGCTTCGGCCTTTTTCAGGTCGCCTGAACAAACCGCCTTCTCCATATCTCCCGATGGGACCTGTGTCGCGTGGTTGGCGCCCTGGAAAGGCCGCTTGAATCTTCATGTAAAGACCGTATTTCCCGACGACCGAAATTCGATCTCGACGATCGGTACGGTAGACGCCGACCAGCACGGAAGAGAGGGACAACCCATAACAGCGATGTTAAAATGGGATATTCATGATTATGTCTGGGCCAACGACGAAGAAATCGTTTTTTTGGCGGATGTGGGGGGGGACGGAAATTATCGTTTGTTTCTCATCCCACGGACCGGGGGTGTAATTCGGGATATAACGCCTTTCCCGGGCGTAAACGTTGAGATCATCGACGTCATGCCCCAACGACCCGCCGAAATGCTTATCGGGATGAATCAGCGGGATCCCAACCTGATGGATGTCTACCGAGTGACGCTCAGTACGGGTCAGATGCTTAAAATTGCCGACAACCCGGGCAACATCGTCCAGTGGGCGGCAGATCATGATGGAAATCTCCGTGCTGCCGTTCAGACCGACGGTCTCAGGACCGTTCTTTTGTACCGTGATCTGGAAACGGAGGCGTTTCGGCCGGTGCTCTTCGGCGGCGGTGATACCCGGATTCGCCTTCACGGATTTACCTTTGATAACCGGTACCTGCTGCTCGTGTCGGCCGTGGACAGAGACAAAGCGACCCTGTTGAAGTTCGACCCGAAAACCGGAAAAGAGGCTCAGGAACTCTACCGCCACCCTGAAGTCGATGTGCTGGCCCCTCTTGTCTGCCGTTATCAGCGTCGAATCGAGGGGGCGATCTATGTCACCGACCGAATCCACTACGCTTTTTTCGACGACAGGCGAAAGTCGCTTCAAGCCGCTCTCGACCGTCATTTTCCCGGGCTTCAGGCCGCTATCGCGGATCGAAGCCGGAATGGGCGTCGTTGCCTCGTCTGGGTGACGGGAGATCGGCACCCCGGTGCTTATTACGTTTTTGATGCGGCAGACGATCGTCTGGAAAAACTGGCTGATCTTCGGCCGTGGCTCAATCCCGAAAGGTTGGCTGAGATGACGCACGTTGCGTTTACTGCTCGAGACGGCCGGCGGATTCCCGGATACATTACCTGGCCGCCGGAAAAGGCGCGCAGGAAGTTGCCCGTGGTGGTGATGCCTCATGGAGATCCCTGGGAACGGGTGGTCTGGGGTTTTCATCCGGAGGTCCAATTTCTCGCCAGCCGAGGATACGCTGTTTTTCAACCGAACTTCAGGGGGTCTTCGGGATACGGACGTGGGTTTGAAAGGGCGGGGTATCGGGAGTGGGGAATCGGAGTCATGCAAAACGACATTACCGACGGCGTGGCCTGGCTTGTCTCGGAAGGGATTGCCGATCCGGCACGGATCGCTATTTATGGTGTCTCCTATGGCGGATACGCGGCAATGGCCGGGCTGGCTTTTACGCCGAGTCTTTATGCAGTCGGGGTCAGTCATGCCGGACCTGTCAATCTCTTCTCCCTGATTGGGTCTATTCCGAGTTATCGAAAAATTGAGTTGGAGAATGTTTACACAAAGGTTGGTGATCCCAGGAAGGAATTTCAGCGGCTGATTTCCGCCTCTCCCTATTTTCATGTCGATCGGATTCGTGCACCGCTACTGATCGCCCAGGGCGCCATCGACCCTCGCGTTAAAAAAACCGAAATTGATGAATTTGTCAGACGGTTGCGTCGTCGCGGGCGCCATGTCCCTTACATGGTGAAGGCCAACGAAGCGCACGTCTTCGAGGCGCAGTCAAATCGGCTGGATTTTTATCGCGCTTTGGAAGCCTTTTTGGCGCGGTATCTTGGCGGCCGTTCCTCAACTTCGAATGCCGTTCTCGACCCCTTGGGATAG
- a CDS encoding anthranilate synthase component II — MTRLLVIDNYDSFTYNLVQMFRHYPLAIHVARSDQITIHEAELSNPDYILISPGPRNPTHAGISMSLIRAFYRRVPILGVCLGMQCINEVFGGTTVRAPFPMHGKTSHIHHDHQGIFQSIPSPFRAARYHSLAVRRSLASSLRESAHSTDGVIMGISHPEFPLHGVQFHPESFLTEHGFRLIDNFINMKPLVNCGTPERMRS, encoded by the coding sequence ATGACCCGATTGCTTGTCATCGACAATTATGATTCGTTTACCTACAACCTGGTCCAAATGTTTCGGCACTATCCTCTGGCCATCCACGTTGCCCGGAGCGATCAAATCACTATCCATGAGGCCGAACTGTCAAATCCGGACTATATCCTCATAAGCCCCGGACCCAGGAATCCGACGCATGCCGGGATATCGATGTCTCTCATCAGAGCATTTTACAGACGCGTCCCGATTCTGGGCGTCTGTCTGGGCATGCAGTGCATCAACGAGGTCTTCGGCGGCACGACTGTTCGGGCCCCATTCCCCATGCACGGCAAGACCAGCCACATCCACCATGATCACCAAGGCATATTTCAATCCATTCCATCACCATTCAGGGCAGCGCGCTACCACTCTCTTGCCGTCCGCCGCTCTCTTGCGTCATCGCTCAGGGAATCAGCCCACAGCACGGACGGCGTCATCATGGGAATCTCTCATCCGGAATTTCCACTTCACGGCGTCCAGTTCCATCCGGAAAGCTTCCTTACGGAACACGGCTTCAGATTAATCGACAACTTTATCAATATGAAACCTCTCGTCAACTGCGGAACTCCAGAACGGATGCGTTCATGA
- the pabB gene encoding aminodeoxychorismate synthase component I: MKETINRFDTITGVREIPITLNEDFLAFAGRFTAIPGTVALMSGGKLDCARHHILGIRPWISLRGRGTTCRVQTAQNETIIHGNLLETLRHFLNHFNLATPLPISPISAGFLGYLAYDLKDAVEDLPRTAIDDLCLPHLYLTVPSILILHDKVRRQTRLFLPERQSDDGSRITGDLDWFSKMASGPAPEESSFRGDVDGFAANFSRSAYMSAIRRIQAYIASGDVYQVNMSQRFGMNFEGDPFALFRTLYRMNPAPFFAYINAGDYHIVSTSPERFILQEGRAVETRPIKGTRPRGKTPSEDDVLRRALLDSPKDDAELSMIVDLMRNDIGKVCSPGSIQVSEHKRIETYRNVCHLVSKITGTLETGNGSVDLIKAVFPGGSITGCPKIRAMEIIDEFEPSSRHIYTGAIGYISFHDTMDLSIAIRTATIQNDRILFSVGGGVVYDSDPSDEFEETLHKGETLLSVFRTGKTGKRASGPWAWINGRLYPLSQAIIPATHPGVQFGHGFFETIRVDTGRPRYLSAHIARFNGAWHHLFPGDAPPDLSWDVIIRQVIDKNHLGNQVAAVKILALLGSRTEPPFDHTLMVTARSYTHRLAGRDPGGLRLVTYPHPRQTPLADYKTLNYLYYRMAGQWAKARGGDEALILNPDGTVSETDTANIILVKNRQAWLPRSAHALPGIMVRKVENILSRDGFTVSTATFIPQDLFEMDIVLLSNSLMEIVPVLSLDDAPLKVAWRLFEDICRAIR; this comes from the coding sequence ATGAAAGAGACTATCAACAGATTCGACACGATAACCGGCGTCCGCGAGATACCCATCACACTCAATGAGGATTTTCTGGCCTTCGCCGGCAGATTCACCGCTATACCGGGAACGGTCGCGCTGATGAGCGGGGGGAAACTCGACTGCGCTCGTCATCATATACTGGGAATTCGTCCGTGGATAAGTCTCCGGGGACGAGGAACAACGTGTCGGGTTCAAACGGCCCAAAACGAAACCATCATCCACGGGAATCTGTTGGAGACCCTGCGCCATTTTCTCAACCATTTCAATCTGGCAACGCCCCTGCCCATCTCGCCCATTTCAGCAGGTTTTTTAGGGTACCTTGCCTACGACCTCAAGGATGCCGTTGAAGATCTGCCGCGAACCGCCATCGACGATCTCTGCCTGCCCCATCTTTACCTGACCGTCCCTTCCATACTCATCCTCCACGACAAAGTCCGCCGACAGACCCGCCTCTTCCTCCCGGAACGCCAATCAGACGACGGCTCTCGCATTACGGGGGATCTGGATTGGTTCTCGAAAATGGCCTCCGGCCCAGCGCCCGAGGAGAGCTCTTTCCGGGGAGATGTCGACGGGTTTGCCGCCAATTTTTCCCGATCCGCCTATATGAGCGCCATTCGGCGCATCCAGGCCTATATCGCTTCCGGTGACGTCTACCAGGTCAACATGTCCCAAAGATTTGGCATGAACTTCGAGGGGGATCCTTTCGCCCTCTTCCGCACACTTTACCGGATGAATCCCGCTCCGTTTTTCGCCTATATCAACGCCGGAGACTACCACATCGTCTCTACATCGCCCGAGCGGTTCATTCTTCAGGAAGGGCGCGCCGTGGAGACCCGACCCATTAAAGGCACACGGCCACGGGGCAAAACCCCCTCCGAAGACGACGTCCTTCGCCGGGCCCTGTTGGACAGTCCCAAGGATGATGCAGAGCTGTCCATGATCGTGGACCTGATGCGCAACGACATCGGGAAGGTCTGCTCGCCTGGGTCGATCCAGGTCTCCGAACATAAGCGCATTGAAACCTATCGGAACGTCTGCCACCTGGTATCGAAAATAACAGGAACCCTCGAAACGGGCAATGGATCCGTCGACTTGATCAAAGCCGTATTCCCGGGAGGCTCCATCACGGGTTGCCCAAAGATCCGCGCCATGGAGATTATCGACGAATTCGAGCCCTCTTCCCGACATATTTACACCGGCGCTATTGGATACATCAGCTTTCATGATACCATGGACCTGTCCATCGCCATTCGGACGGCCACTATTCAGAATGACAGAATCCTGTTTTCAGTTGGGGGTGGCGTAGTCTACGATTCCGATCCATCGGACGAATTTGAAGAGACACTTCACAAGGGAGAGACCCTCTTGTCCGTCTTTCGGACCGGGAAAACAGGAAAGCGCGCTTCCGGCCCATGGGCCTGGATCAACGGTCGTCTTTACCCGCTCAGTCAAGCGATAATTCCGGCCACCCATCCGGGCGTTCAGTTCGGACACGGTTTTTTCGAAACGATTCGGGTGGACACGGGCAGGCCCCGATATCTATCAGCGCATATCGCACGTTTCAACGGGGCGTGGCATCACCTTTTCCCCGGCGATGCCCCCCCCGATTTGAGCTGGGACGTCATTATCCGACAAGTCATCGACAAGAACCATCTCGGCAACCAGGTTGCCGCCGTGAAGATACTTGCATTGCTGGGAAGCCGGACAGAGCCGCCCTTTGACCACACCCTGATGGTGACGGCCAGATCTTATACACACCGGCTCGCCGGACGAGATCCCGGCGGTCTCCGTCTGGTCACCTACCCCCACCCGCGGCAAACGCCATTGGCGGATTACAAAACCCTTAACTATCTTTACTATCGCATGGCCGGCCAGTGGGCTAAGGCAAGGGGGGGCGACGAAGCCCTGATCCTGAATCCCGACGGAACGGTATCCGAGACCGATACCGCCAACATTATCCTCGTCAAGAATCGACAAGCTTGGCTTCCGCGTTCCGCGCACGCCCTGCCCGGCATCATGGTTCGAAAGGTCGAAAACATCCTCTCACGGGATGGATTTACCGTTTCAACGGCAACGTTCATTCCACAAGACCTTTTTGAGATGGACATCGTCCTGTTATCCAACAGCCTCATGGAGATTGTACCGGTGCTCAGTCTGGACGACGCCCCCCTGAAGGTAGCCTGGCGGCTTTTCGAAGACATATGCCGGGCAATTCGCTGA
- the topB gene encoding DNA topoisomerase III — MNSSPTGVGLKTLILTEKPSVARDFARALGIRGKHEGYLEDSRFIVTWAVGHLMELASPEDYDSRWKPWRLDTLPIIPDVFRYKPLPKTRKQLKIIQRLLGSSAVGRVIIATDAGREGEVIARTILMAVGFSAWERILRFWTSQALTPEIVRAGLTKLRPAEDFNRLWKAGQTRQIADWVVGMSCSRAATLISRSNMSIPRSAKGKPEDDVFSVGRVQTAVLALIVDRKRNRENFVAEPFWTLRACFANAKGEWWGVWCKDGLRRMTAERDAERLAEKITERTGRVASVTVRNKRQPPPLLYALTDLQQEANRRFGLSAKGTLQVAQNLYERKKCLSYPRTDAKVMGSGNVDLARILVKTLSQVYPDRFDGLDETRLQVSNRRVFNDEKLTDHHALIPLAPLPEGATDDEKKVYELVLKRFAAAFHPDYQFEQTDVVTVVADEVFETRGRRTLQLGWKRLYAEDDAGPYSSKVGEDEAISENLPALEPGDPAKVKSAVVQRRMTEPPPEYSEALLLKDMSRPERYVTDGVLKKIFRREVGLGTQSTRAQIIETLLLRAYVVRRKKYLLATEKGCYLIDTLRRFQTARILASPEETARWEERLDRIARGDGSDETFLNEIKKMVTQMIDEFKAGSKSLGPCPACGGEVILGKRDYGCANWRKADGGCRFVVASEIAGLRISPAILSALLSNRHVGPLSGFVSDLGEPFSGTLRLTRDNGVWCVHLEPGETPTLKASTDMIGKCPQCGGDIVDNSKSYGCCNWREADGGCRFVIWKEMAQKPITPQLAGELLLKGRTGLLDHFVSRKGKFFSAALKLVQEGSCWDVRFDFGEIAPDGTPSKVIGKCPACGGNVVEGPRAYGCDQWREADGGCNFVVWRTIAQKEILPAVAAQLLEKGETDLLSGFISRKGSSFSARLRLSTDGPPPPRVVFDFSDASGT, encoded by the coding sequence ATGAATTCTTCCCCGACCGGTGTCGGCCTGAAGACCCTTATTCTCACGGAGAAGCCTTCCGTGGCTCGAGACTTTGCTCGTGCACTGGGCATTCGTGGGAAGCATGAAGGCTATTTGGAGGATTCTCGGTTCATTGTCACCTGGGCTGTCGGACATCTAATGGAACTGGCCTCGCCCGAGGATTACGATTCCCGATGGAAGCCATGGCGTCTGGATACCCTGCCCATTATCCCCGACGTGTTTCGATACAAGCCTCTTCCCAAGACGCGAAAACAGTTGAAAATTATTCAACGTCTTCTGGGCTCATCAGCCGTGGGGCGGGTGATCATTGCGACGGATGCGGGCCGAGAAGGAGAAGTGATCGCCCGGACTATCCTGATGGCGGTCGGTTTTTCGGCCTGGGAACGAATTCTGCGATTCTGGACGAGCCAGGCCCTCACCCCTGAGATAGTCCGGGCGGGCCTGACGAAATTGCGGCCTGCCGAGGATTTTAACCGTTTGTGGAAAGCCGGTCAAACCCGTCAGATTGCCGACTGGGTGGTGGGGATGAGCTGTTCGCGGGCTGCGACGTTGATATCCCGGTCCAATATGTCCATACCGAGGAGCGCCAAAGGGAAACCTGAAGACGATGTTTTCAGTGTAGGCAGGGTGCAGACAGCCGTCCTGGCGCTCATCGTAGACCGGAAGCGGAATAGGGAAAACTTCGTGGCCGAACCCTTTTGGACTCTCAGAGCGTGCTTCGCAAACGCCAAAGGAGAATGGTGGGGCGTCTGGTGCAAAGACGGTCTTCGACGCATGACAGCCGAAAGGGATGCCGAAAGACTGGCGGAAAAAATAACGGAACGGACAGGTCGAGTGGCATCCGTCACGGTTCGAAACAAGCGGCAACCACCACCGCTGCTTTATGCGTTGACGGATCTTCAGCAGGAGGCCAACCGGCGATTTGGGTTGTCGGCGAAAGGTACGCTGCAGGTGGCCCAGAATCTTTATGAGCGAAAAAAATGTCTCTCCTATCCCAGAACCGATGCAAAGGTGATGGGATCGGGGAATGTGGATCTGGCACGAATTCTGGTTAAAACCCTGTCGCAGGTTTATCCGGACCGGTTTGACGGCCTGGATGAAACACGGCTTCAGGTGTCCAACCGACGCGTGTTCAACGACGAAAAACTGACCGACCACCATGCGCTTATCCCCCTGGCCCCCCTCCCGGAAGGCGCTACCGATGATGAAAAAAAAGTGTATGAACTCGTTCTGAAACGCTTTGCAGCCGCATTTCATCCGGATTATCAATTCGAACAAACCGATGTTGTCACGGTGGTGGCGGACGAAGTCTTTGAGACGAGAGGCCGGCGAACCCTCCAACTTGGCTGGAAGCGGCTATACGCCGAAGACGATGCCGGGCCGTATTCCAGCAAAGTGGGAGAAGACGAAGCGATATCGGAAAATCTGCCTGCCCTGGAACCGGGAGATCCGGCAAAGGTCAAGTCGGCTGTCGTTCAGCGGCGGATGACTGAACCGCCGCCGGAATACAGCGAAGCGTTGCTCCTCAAGGATATGAGCCGTCCGGAGCGATATGTGACCGACGGCGTGCTCAAAAAAATTTTTCGGAGAGAGGTAGGACTGGGAACGCAATCCACCCGAGCACAGATTATTGAAACCCTTTTGCTGCGGGCGTATGTGGTGCGGCGGAAAAAGTATCTGTTGGCAACGGAAAAAGGGTGTTATCTGATCGATACGCTCCGCCGGTTTCAGACGGCAAGGATACTGGCTTCTCCAGAGGAAACCGCCCGCTGGGAGGAGCGCCTGGATCGAATTGCCCGGGGTGATGGATCGGACGAAACCTTCCTGAACGAAATCAAAAAAATGGTGACGCAAATGATCGATGAATTCAAAGCCGGTTCCAAAAGTCTGGGGCCGTGTCCGGCGTGCGGAGGAGAGGTCATCCTCGGCAAGCGGGATTATGGATGCGCCAACTGGCGCAAGGCCGACGGTGGGTGCCGCTTCGTTGTCGCCAGCGAGATCGCCGGCCTGCGAATATCACCTGCGATTCTTTCCGCGCTGCTGTCAAATCGGCATGTCGGCCCTCTGTCGGGATTTGTATCAGACCTGGGGGAGCCGTTCAGCGGCACGCTGCGGTTGACCCGGGACAACGGTGTGTGGTGTGTCCATCTTGAACCCGGCGAGACACCCACGCTCAAGGCGTCTACTGATATGATCGGGAAATGCCCCCAATGCGGGGGCGACATCGTCGATAATTCAAAATCATACGGGTGTTGCAACTGGCGGGAAGCGGACGGGGGCTGCCGTTTCGTGATCTGGAAAGAGATGGCGCAGAAGCCCATCACGCCGCAATTGGCTGGAGAACTGCTTCTGAAAGGGAGGACCGGTCTTCTGGATCATTTTGTATCCAGGAAGGGCAAATTCTTTTCCGCCGCCCTGAAGCTGGTTCAGGAAGGATCGTGTTGGGATGTCCGGTTTGATTTCGGCGAGATCGCTCCGGATGGAACGCCTTCAAAAGTGATTGGCAAATGCCCGGCTTGCGGCGGTAACGTGGTTGAAGGACCGAGAGCCTATGGGTGTGATCAATGGCGGGAAGCGGACGGCGGCTGCAATTTTGTCGTATGGCGGACGATCGCCCAGAAGGAAATCCTTCCTGCGGTGGCCGCGCAACTTTTAGAAAAGGGGGAGACGGACCTTCTGTCCGGCTTCATCTCCAGAAAGGGATCGTCATTTTCAGCACGACTGCGTCTCAGCACCGATGGTCCGCCGCCGCCCAGGGTCGTGTTCGATTTTTCAGATGCTTCCGGCACGTGA